Below is a genomic region from Actinoallomurus bryophytorum.
GAGCGCGCGCTGCGCAGCGTCGAACGGGTCGACCGCCGACGACTGCGTCTGGTCGTCGATGAAATGTGGGAGGCCGAGCTACGTGACCTGATCGCTCGTGAGAGTTCATGCTGCTCGTTCTTTGCTTTCACGATCGTGCGGAACGGCGGCGGGCTGGTCGTGGAGATCGCTGTGCCTCCCGTTCACGAATCGGTACTCGATGCGCTGGCGGCCCGGCTCACACGCGGATCGAGGCACTGATGACGGAACGCTCGCTGCGTACGGGCGAGGTGGCCAGGCTGGCCGGGGTCAACGTTCAGACACTGCGCTACTACGAACGCCAGGGTCTGCTGCCCCTCCCATCGCGAACCCCCGGCGGCCACCGCGCCTATCCGCCCGACGCGGTCGGGTTGCTGCGAACGATCAAAGCCGCGCAGCGTCTCGGCTTCAGCCTGCAGGAAATCGCCTCACTACTGGCGACCGACCGGCGTCGGGCAAGGCGCCGGCAGGCAGGCCTGCATGGACATGCGGTCGCCAAACTCGTCGAAATCGACGCGAAGCTGGCGGACCTCACCACCGTGCGTACGACCCTGGCCGCCGTCGTAGCGGCCGGATGCGACGACCTGGCCCACTGCACCTCACCGAACTGCCCCCAGGCATCGAGTGGGACATTCGACTCATCACCGCTGCCGGACCTGACGAATTAGCCCGGCGGTCCCCGACAAGAACACTCGTCGCATATGGATAAATTTGGCGATTAGATATGCCAAATACTGACTCCAATGGCGACCTAAAACTGTCAGAGCCATCCATTACATTGGCCTTCAGATGCCGATTCATCTCTCACACAAGGAGCGTCCATGACGCTATCCGGAAAGCCGAAGCCCAGAGATTTTTCTGCTCGAGCGAGAGGTGATGAATGCCAGCGAAGAGTCCACTTATGGGAGCCGACGAGGTGGAGATTATCGATCCACCCGGCCGATACGTCGGCCAAAGATACCGGCCCGTCGGCGCACGGAGCTGAGAGCCGCCTGGCGGGATACGAACAACAGCGACCACACCCAGGAAACGGGACTTCGCGTAGCCACGTGAACCACCGAGGGCAGGCGAATGATCCTCGCCGATAGGGCCCGCAAGGCGCGCCGCAGCAGTTGGTGTCCCCTGTGCCGAGGCCCGGTCCGCATCGGCCAGTACATCGCCCGCCTCGGCCTCACCTGGGTCCACACCACATGCGCGGTGGCGCGCATGTAAGCCGCGACGAGACGTCCGGCCTCTCCGTGTGACTCCCGCCGCGAAAGGAGGGCCCGCCGGAGTAGGCGACACCTACCTCGGAAGGGAAACTACCCGGCTGCGGCTGCGGCTGCGGCTGCGGCTGCGGCTGCGGCTGCGGCTGCGGCTGCGGCTGCGGCTGCGGCTGCGGCTGCGGCTGCGGCTGCGGCTGCGGCTGCGGCTGCGGCTGCGGCTGCGGCTGCGGCTGCGGCTGCGGCTGCGGCAAATCAGTACTACACGACGGCACGGCTCGCAAAGCGATAATCGCCATCACGAAATGTGAATCGCACCACAGCACGAGATCGATAATCGCCGCTGCCGGGAAGGGAGAACCGCTGCCTACGGCTACGGCTACGGCTACGGCTACGGCTACGGCTACGGCTACGGCTACGGCTACGGCTACGGCTACGGCTACGGCTACGGAAAAATATCGCCATCACAGCCGGAAATCGCCAACTAGGGGAGGAGTCAACTGCGGAACTCGGCGTCGCCGATTCCAGTGGATAGAGCGCACTCGCTTGGATGATCTGCCACGTGGGCACCGCTCTTCGCGCGAAAGGTTGCTGCATGGAGGATTTGCCGCGCAGCACACCTCACACGTGACGGGATTTCCCCATGGGGCACTTCCCGCGCGCGGGAAATTGCCGGGCGAAGGATTTGCCGCGTAATGCACTTCCCGCGTGATGAGGTTGCCCCGTCAGGCACCTCCCGCGCGGGGGCCTCCGCATGGAGGATGGCCACGCAGCGCACTTCCCGTGTGACGAGGTTGCCACGTCGGCACCTCCCGCGTGGGAGGCTCGCCACGTGGAGGATGGCCGCACAGCGCACTTCCCGTGTGACGAGGTTGCCACGTCGGCACCTCCCGTGCGGAGAGGATGTTGTGCGGGGCACTTTCGCGTGGCGGCTTCCGCGTGCGGAGGTCGTCTCGTAAGGGACCGTCGCGGCGGGTTATTTGCCGCAGTGGCTCCAGCCGCTCGTCCACTTGGCCGTTTTCGAGGCACCGCCCCAGGTGACGCACTTGCCCTTCGCCGCCAGGCGTACCGGGCCCGCGTAGAACGGGAAGGCGCCCGCCCTGCTCCCCCGGCCGCCGCCCTTAACGACCAAGGAGGCACCCAGGTACGTCTTTCCGCTGGACTTGCGGATCATCGTGACGACGCAGTTGGCACCGGCCTTGGCGTTGTACAGCAGGTAGGTCGTGGCGTCGCCAAGCCCGTGCATGTCGATGACGCGATAGCCGGTACCGCACACTCGCTGGGGTGTGTACGGGTTGGGCTTCGCCTTGGCCACGGCCGGTTTGCGCGACGGCGTATGAGATGTCGCCGGGGTCCGTCGCTTGGACGGGTGGCGAGACCGGTTGGCGGACGGGGCAGACGGAGGTGGTGCGGCGACCTTCTCATCTTTTCCGTCTCCCCCGGACGCGGCCATCGCGGCGACTCCGCCGACCAGTGCGATGAGGACGGCTGCCACTGCCGCGATGATCAGTACCGTACGACCTTTTCGCCCGTCCGGTGGGTCGATCGTCGATGCCGGCGCGCCCGGGTGACCGGGTACACCCCCGGAGAACGCCGGGCCAGAGGTGGGTAGACGCGCGGTCCGTTCCTCATTCGGCGCGCCCGGCCCCGGCCCGACGCCGTACGAGGACGGAGTGCTTGCGGGAAGGCGCACGGTTCCCGCTCCACCCAGATCGGCCGATCCTGTGGGACCGCCGAATGAAGACGGTCCGGAGAGTGACGGGTGGCTGGGGGCCGCCTCACTCCTGCCCACCGGACCCGGAGTGCCATCGGATGAACGCCGGTCCATGCCGGACACGTACGGCGTGCCCACTCCGCCGCCCCCATGCATGGCGGTGGGCCGATCGAGTGCCGGCGACTGCGGGTTCTCGCGCTCGGATGCGTCGCCGGCCGAGTCGACGGCAGGCATGGCTTGCATGCCTGCCCGATCAGGTGAGGGCGGCCGCAGGTTCCCGTGATCGGATGCGCCGATGGCCGGGCCAGACGCAGGCATGCCCTGTGCAGCTGGCCGATCAGGAGGCCGCGGCTGCGGGTTCCCCCGCTCGGGTGCGCCGGGCGGTGCCGCGGAGGCCAGGGACGCCGCTGGGCCATGGTGGCCCATCAGGTCGTCCATCAGGTGCCGGGCGGTGGGGCGGCGTGCCGGGTCCTTGGACAGGCATGCGGCCACGGCGGGGCGTAGCCTGCCGTCCAGTTGTCCCAGGTCAGGCTCCTCATGGAGGATTCGGTTGATCACCTGCGGGATCGAGCGGTGGCCGAAGGCGGGTGTTCCGCTGGCCGCGTAGACCATCGTGACGGCCCAGGCGAACATGTCCGTGTGTGGTCCGATCGGGCCCTCGCTGAGCTGCTCCGGCGCCATGAACGCGGGTGTTCCCACGACCTGGCTCACCGCGCTCGTCATCGTTCCGCTCGCGTCCAATGCCTTTGAGATGCCGAAGTCGATGACCACGGGACCGTCCGGACCCATCAGGACGTTGCCCGGCTTGAAGTCACGATGGACCACTCCGGCCTGGTGGATCGCGGCCAGCGCGGTGACCGTGTTGATGGCCAGGCGGTCCAGGGCGGATCCGCGGCGGGGGCCTTCGGCTCGGAGCTGGTCGTGCAGTGACGGGCCGGGCACGTACTCGCTGATGATGTACGGGCGGTCGGCCGCCATTCCCGCGTCCAGGACCTGGGCCGTGCAAAAGCGCGCGACGCGCTTGGTGACCTCCACCTCGCGTACGAAACGGGCGCGGGCGGGTGCATCCTCGATCAGCTGAGGGTGCAGGAGCTTGATGGCCACCGCCCCGGCCGAACCCCGGCCCAGATAGACGACACCCTGGCCACCCTCGCCGAGCCGTCCGGTCACGTCGTAGTCCCCCAGCCGACGGGGATCCCCGTCACTGAGCGGCTGGACGTTCACCACGGCGGCCTCCCGATCACATGACACGGACGCCGCAGAACCTATCAACGCCGCCGGAAATCTCCATCTTCGGCGATCGAGCCGCAACCCCGTCGGAGCGGGACGTCTCTCCGCCTGCGACCACCGTCACTACGTGGCATGGGCCAGTTCACGGACCGACGGTGAGCCGTCACCTGTCTTTGCGGATGACCGGCAGCCGATGACGGGCGCACAGCGCGGGTCGCACGTAGTGGATTGCCGGTCGCGGATGGCAGATGGCCGCGGCGGGCGGCAGATCGCCACTGGAGGTGGACGATCGGGGCCCGCGGTGAGTGGCCGATCGTGGGTGGCCGGTCGGCGGTCGCGGATGGCAGATGGCGGGTCGCAGGTCGCGGGAGGCCTACTGCACGGGTCACGGGTGCGGGTCATAGTTCGCGGGACGCAGGCGCGGGACGCAGGCGCGGGACGCAGGCGCGGATCGCAGGTCGCAGCTTGCGGATCTCAGGTCACATATCGCGGATCGTTGCCAGCGGCTGGCGGTGTGGCTGGGCGAGTGTTCAGCCGGGGCACTGCCGGGAGTGGCCGCTGTTCGACGGCCGCGCGGGCATGTTGTTCCCCGTCAAGGACGCCGTGGCGCTAGCCGTGGCCGCTTCCGGGAGGCCAAGGCGTCCTCGGACCGCCAGGAATGATCTGGATCAACGCGACTCACGGTCGCCAAAGGGACAGGCTCAGGCGGCCCCGAGCAGCCAGATGCAACCGAAGCGAACCGCAGTCCCCCAGCGCCGGGACAGCGAAACGGGCAGAGACCGCTAGCTGGAGAAGACCTCGTCCCGGGCACGGTCCAAGGCCGCGAACACCGCGCCTCGCAGCACCGGATTCCCCTGGACCTCGCTCAACGCGACCCGCGGCCGTGTCGGGCAGATTCGGCCGACCGCCTCCTGGATGCGGCGGATGAGGCGTTCGCCGCCGGCGATTCCCAGTTCGCCCGAGATCAAGACCAGCTCCGGGTCCAGCACGATCGTCACCGACGCGACCCCGTACGCCAGGCGGGTGGCGAGTTCGTCCAAGAACGGGCCACCCGAGGCGCCTGCGGACGCGGCCGCGCGTACGCACTCGGTGGCGGTCGGCTCGTCGAAGCCGTGTTCACGTGCCAGGTCGCGTACGGCGTCGGCGCCCGCCAGCGCGCCCAGGCCTCCGGCCAGGGCCGGCATGCCCCATGTGACCGACTCGGTGTCCTTTTCCGGTAGTGCCGCGCCTGGGACCGGCAGGTAGCCGATCTCGCCGGCGCCGCCGGAGAAGCCTCGGTGCAGCCGGCCGCCCAGGACGACCGCGAGGCCCAGGCCTCGGTGGGCCCACAGCAGGGCGAAGTCGTCCACGTCGCGCGCGGCGCCGCACTCCTTCTCCGCCAGGGCGCCCAGGTTGACGTCGTTCTCGATCGTGACGGGCATGCGCAGGTCGCGGCGGAGGGCCTCGAGGATGCCCGCGTGCCAGTGCGGCATGTCGTAGATGAACTGCACGTCACCGGTGCGGGGGTCCACGACGCCCGGGGTGCCGATCACCAGGGCGTGCAGCTTGGCCAGGGGCACCTTCGCCGACCGGCATGCCTTCACGACCGCGTTGTGCACCAGGGAGACCGCGTCCGACGCGTCTCCGGGCTCGACCGTCACCTCCGCGGCGACGTGTCCCGTGATGTCGGCGATCCCGGCCGTCACGGCGTTCGGGCCCACGTCGAGGCCGGCCACGTACGCGCTGGAGGGCACCACGGCGTACAGCGCGGCGTTCGGGCCCCGGCCGCCGGCCTGCTCTCCCACGACCGCCACCAGGCCACGGTCCTCCAGCCGGGCGAGCAGCTGCGACGCGGTCACCTTCGACAGTCCCGTGCGTTCACCGATCTGCGTACGCGTCAGCGGACCCGAGCTCACCAGAAGATCGAGTGCGGACCGATCGTTCAGCTCGCGTAGGAGTCTTGGCGTCCCCGGCCGACTCGCCATCTCCGTACACCTTCCATCTCGATCCGCTAACAGGTCTTCTTGGTTAGGAAACTTTCCTGTTAGTTTAGTCCAAGCAGTCCGTTATCCCATAATCCGGCAGACCCACAGCCCGACTGTAGGCAGGCGCCCAGCGACCGTGCGTACGACATGCCGCATGAATACCAGTCGTACACCGATCGGGCGGTACCGAAGGGAGTTCCATTGTGAGGTACACCAAGGCCGCCGCGGCGGCCGTCGCACTCGCTGTGGCCATAACCGGCTGTGGCAGCAAAAAGAAAGACGACTCCGCCGCCAAGCCCGCAGACCCCGCGAAGATCGTCGTTTGGCAGATGGGCGATGGCAGCCCGGAGCAGACCAAGTTCCTCGACGGAGTGACCGCGGAGTTCCGCCAGAAGCACCCGAACACCGCGGTCGAGATTCAGTACATCCCCTGGCCGCAGGCCACCCAGAAGTTCCAGACCGCGATCGCCAGCGGTTCGGGCCCGGACGTGACCGAGGTCGGCAACACCGACGTGCAGTCATGGGCCGAGCAGGGCGCCTTCGCCGACATCACCGACAAGATGGGCTCCTGGGCCGAGGGCAAGACCCTCAGCAAGGGCGCCCTCGCCAACGACCAGCTTGACGGCAAGACCTACGCCGCGCCCTGGTACGGCGGCGTACGGGCCGTCTGGTACCACAAGGACTGGTTCACCGACCTGGGCATCCAGCCGCCGAAGACCTGGGCCGACCTGGAGGCCGCGGCAAAGACGATCCAGGACAAGAAGAAGGTGCCGGGCATCGCCGCGCCCAGTGACTTCACCAACGGCATCCTGAGCTTCGTGTGGGCCAACGGCGGCGACGTCGCCACCAAGCAGGGCGACAAGTGGGTCGGCACCCTCGACCAGCCGCAGGCCAAGGAGGCCATCGAGTTCTACGCCGGCCTGGTCAACAAGGACAAGGTCGCACCGGACAAGTACGTCGGCAAGAACGAGCTGCAGGGCCCCCAGCAGGACTTCGCCCTCGGCAAGGTCGGCATGTACATGGACGGCAGCTGGGCCCTTCCCCAGCTGGAGAAGGTGAACAAGAAGGACGAGAAGAACTGGGGCGTCTTCCCGATCCCCGGCAAGACAGGCGGCCTCGCACCGGTCTTCTCGGGCGGTTCCGACCTCGCCGTCTGGAAGGACAGCAAGTACAAGGACGTCGCGTTCGACTACCTGACGACGCTCGACAGCAAGAAGGACGCCAAGACCTTCGCCGACACGCTGAAGTTCCTGCCGCAGTTCACCGACGTGCTGCAGGGCGGCTCCTACCAGGCCGACCCGATCATGGGCCCGTTCGCGCAGGCCGCCGCGTCCGGCGTGAAGTTCACCCCCAACAGCAAGGGGTGGGCGGACTACGAAGGCGCCAAGAAGATCCTGCCGAACGCCGTCAAGGCGATCATGCAGGGCAAGTCGGCCGACGATGAGCTGAAGAAGGCCGACGAGCAGGCCGGCACCCTCCTCAACCAGTAAGGGATCAGCCCGCATGCTCGACACCGCCCAGGCGGTGCGGCACGTGCCGGGCCGGACATCGTCCGGCCCGGCACGGCCCGCCCGCCGCCGCCCACGCTTCGGGCCCTACCTTCTGATCCTGCCCGCGCTCGTGACCATCGCCGTGCTCCTCATCTGGCCGGTGGTCCAGATCGGCCGGATGTCGTTCCAGAAGGTCGGCCTGCGCCAGCTCCGCGGCGAACCCGCGGAGAACGTCGGACTCGACAACTACCGGCAGATCCTCGGTGACAGCTTCTTCTGGACCACCGTCCGGCACACGGTCCTGTTCGCGGCCGTCGCCGTCACCGCCACGCTGCTGGTCGGCACCCTCGTCGGACTACTGCTGAACCAGCTCGGCCGGCGGATGTCCTCGTTCGTCGCGGGCGGCGTACTGGTCGCCTGGGCGACCCCGCCGGTCACCGCGGCGGTCCTGTTCGCCTGGCTGTTCGGCACCACCGGCGGCCTGGTCGGATGGCTGCTCGACCTGCTGCCGAACTGGCTCGTCGGCGGCGGCTGGCAGAACTACAACTGGTTCTCCTCACCGCTGCCCGACTACACCGTCCTGACGATCTGCGTCGTCTGGATGTCGTTCCCCTTCATCGCCGTCTCGGTCCTGGCCGGGCTGCGTACGGTGCCGACCGAGCTGTACGAGGCCGCCAAGGTTGACGGCTCCAGCGCGTGGAACACTTTCTGGAAAATAACGTTTCCGCTGCTCAGGCCGGTCTTCGGGATCCTGCTGGTGCTCTCGGTGATCTGGGACTTCCGGGTCTTCACCCAGCTGTTCATCCTGTCCGGGCTCGCCAACAGCGACTCGTTCAACCTGTCGCTGTACGGCTACTCAGAGGCGTTCGGCTCGCTCAACGCCAAGTACGGCCTCGGGTCGGCGATCGCGATGGTCCTCACGGTGATCGTCCTGATCGTCACAGCGATCTACACGCGAATGATCGTCCGGCAGCAGGGGGTGGCATGAGCGCGCGCAGAGTACGGCGGATCGCCCTGAACACCGCGGGGATCGCGGTGTTCGTCGTCTCGGCCTTCCCCGTCTTCTGGATGATCTCGACGGCGTTCAAGCCCAACCAGGAGATCTTCAGCTCCACGCCGCACCCGGTGCCCTTCCACCCGACGCTGCACCACTTCGACTACGTGCTGAACGGCGGCATCGCCGGGGTCTCCTTCTGGCACTACTTCGTCAACAGCCTCATCCTGGCGGTCGGGACCGTGGTCGTGTCCGGACTGCTCGCGCTGCTGGCCGCGACCGCGGTGGCGAGGTTCCGCTTCCGGTTCCGTACGACCTTCCTGATCCTGCTCCTGGTCGTGCAGATGGTGCCGGCGGAGGCACTGGTCATCCCGATGTTCATCGACCTGAAGCACCTGGGCCTGCTGAACAGCCTGGTCGGCCTGACCGCGGTCTACGTCGGGTTCGCGCTGCCGTTCGGCGTCTGGATGCTGCGCGGGTTCGTCGCGGCGATACCCAAGGAGCTGGAGGAGGCCGCCGCGATCGACGGCGCCGGGCCGATCCGGATCTTCTTCCGGATCCTGCTGCCGCTCGTCGCGCCGGGTCTCGTGGCGACCAGCATCTTCTCCTTCATCACGGCGTGGAACGAGTTGATCTTCGCCTACACGTTCCTGAAGGACCAGGACAAGGCCACGTTGCCGATCATGTTGCAGTTCTTCTTCGGGCGCTCCGGCAACGACTGGGGTCCGATCATGGCCGCATCGACACTGCTCACCCTCCCGGTCATCGCCTTCTTCCTTCTCGTCCAGCGCCGCATGGTGTCCGGCCTGGTCGGCGGGGCGGTGAAGGGATGAGTGGGCGACGGGCTCCGGTGCCGCACGTACGGGAAGGTGAGCGATCCATGACCACGAAGCCAAGCCGGCACATCGAGCAAGAAATGGTGAACGACCGATGAGCGACCCCTCTCTCGAACGGCTCGTCAACGCCACTCTGCTCGTGCCCTTCCCGGGCGCCGCCGCGCCCCGCTGGGTCTTGGAGGGCCTCGAGCGGGGCGTGAGCGGCGTCACCCTCTTCGCGATCAACGGCAACGTCCCGAGCGCGGGCGGGCTCACCGCTCTCACCGCCGGGCTGCGCGCGACGTCCGAAGCGCTCGTCTCCATCGACGAGGAGGGCGGCGACGTGACGCGGCTGGCGCACGAGACGGGCAGCCCCTACCCGGGCAGCGCCGCGCTCGGCGCCCTCGACGACACCGCAACCACGTGGCGGGTCCACCGCTCGCTCGGCGCGGAGCTGCGCGGCGCGGGCGTGAACCTGGACTTCGCGCCCTCGGCCGACGTGAACACCGCCGACGACAATCCGATCATCGGCACCCGGGCGTTCGGGTCCGACCCCGAGCTGGTCGCGCGGCACATCACCGCGGCCGTGTCCGGCCTGCAGGAGGCCGGCGTCGCCGCCTGCGCGAAGCACTTTCCCGGCCACGGCGCGACCTCGCAGGACTCCCACCTGGAGGTCCCGTCGATCGACGCGGACCTGCCCCTGCTCGAACGCCGCGAGATGGTGCCGTTCCGCGCCGCCATCGAGGCCGGGGTCCAGTCGATCATGACGGCCCACATCCGCGTGCCGGCGCTCACGGGCGCAACGCCGGCCACACTGTCACCGGCCGCGATCACCGGGCTGCTGCGGGGCACGCTCGGGTACGACGGGGTCGTCGTCACCGACGCCCTCGACATGCGTGCGGCGAGTGGCG
It encodes:
- a CDS encoding ROK family transcriptional regulator; protein product: MASRPGTPRLLRELNDRSALDLLVSSGPLTRTQIGERTGLSKVTASQLLARLEDRGLVAVVGEQAGGRGPNAALYAVVPSSAYVAGLDVGPNAVTAGIADITGHVAAEVTVEPGDASDAVSLVHNAVVKACRSAKVPLAKLHALVIGTPGVVDPRTGDVQFIYDMPHWHAGILEALRRDLRMPVTIENDVNLGALAEKECGAARDVDDFALLWAHRGLGLAVVLGGRLHRGFSGGAGEIGYLPVPGAALPEKDTESVTWGMPALAGGLGALAGADAVRDLAREHGFDEPTATECVRAAASAGASGGPFLDELATRLAYGVASVTIVLDPELVLISGELGIAGGERLIRRIQEAVGRICPTRPRVALSEVQGNPVLRGAVFAALDRARDEVFSS
- a CDS encoding glycoside hydrolase family 3 protein, which encodes MSDPSLERLVNATLLVPFPGAAAPRWVLEGLERGVSGVTLFAINGNVPSAGGLTALTAGLRATSEALVSIDEEGGDVTRLAHETGSPYPGSAALGALDDTATTWRVHRSLGAELRGAGVNLDFAPSADVNTADDNPIIGTRAFGSDPELVARHITAAVSGLQEAGVAACAKHFPGHGATSQDSHLEVPSIDADLPLLERREMVPFRAAIEAGVQSIMTAHIRVPALTGATPATLSPAAITGLLRGTLGYDGVVVTDALDMRAASGAMGIPEAAVRALAAGADLLCLGSKEYEDSVRAIREQIMAAVREGRLSAERLEESAARIAALKAWLAVPRTAEVDRAVGLEAARRAIRVTGSLSVAAPVIVELQAPSNIAVGPVPWGFGPWAPDAVPVDAETADPDELLARATGRPLVVVVRDAHRYAGHRALVTTLLSARPDAVLVEMGLPVWRPETAAYVATYGATRANARAAAELLGLVGEETEAGGTITSSEAG
- a CDS encoding carbohydrate ABC transporter permease — protein: MLDTAQAVRHVPGRTSSGPARPARRRPRFGPYLLILPALVTIAVLLIWPVVQIGRMSFQKVGLRQLRGEPAENVGLDNYRQILGDSFFWTTVRHTVLFAAVAVTATLLVGTLVGLLLNQLGRRMSSFVAGGVLVAWATPPVTAAVLFAWLFGTTGGLVGWLLDLLPNWLVGGGWQNYNWFSSPLPDYTVLTICVVWMSFPFIAVSVLAGLRTVPTELYEAAKVDGSSAWNTFWKITFPLLRPVFGILLVLSVIWDFRVFTQLFILSGLANSDSFNLSLYGYSEAFGSLNAKYGLGSAIAMVLTVIVLIVTAIYTRMIVRQQGVA
- a CDS encoding carbohydrate ABC transporter permease produces the protein MSARRVRRIALNTAGIAVFVVSAFPVFWMISTAFKPNQEIFSSTPHPVPFHPTLHHFDYVLNGGIAGVSFWHYFVNSLILAVGTVVVSGLLALLAATAVARFRFRFRTTFLILLLVVQMVPAEALVIPMFIDLKHLGLLNSLVGLTAVYVGFALPFGVWMLRGFVAAIPKELEEAAAIDGAGPIRIFFRILLPLVAPGLVATSIFSFITAWNELIFAYTFLKDQDKATLPIMLQFFFGRSGNDWGPIMAASTLLTLPVIAFFLLVQRRMVSGLVGGAVKG
- a CDS encoding MerR family transcriptional regulator; translated protein: MTERSLRTGEVARLAGVNVQTLRYYERQGLLPLPSRTPGGHRAYPPDAVGLLRTIKAAQRLGFSLQEIASLLATDRRRARRRQAGLHGHAVAKLVEIDAKLADLTTVRTTLAAVVAAGCDDLAHCTSPNCPQASSGTFDSSPLPDLTN
- a CDS encoding serine/threonine protein kinase; protein product: MVNVQPLSDGDPRRLGDYDVTGRLGEGGQGVVYLGRGSAGAVAIKLLHPQLIEDAPARARFVREVEVTKRVARFCTAQVLDAGMAADRPYIISEYVPGPSLHDQLRAEGPRRGSALDRLAINTVTALAAIHQAGVVHRDFKPGNVLMGPDGPVVIDFGISKALDASGTMTSAVSQVVGTPAFMAPEQLSEGPIGPHTDMFAWAVTMVYAASGTPAFGHRSIPQVINRILHEEPDLGQLDGRLRPAVAACLSKDPARRPTARHLMDDLMGHHGPAASLASAAPPGAPERGNPQPRPPDRPAAQGMPASGPAIGASDHGNLRPPSPDRAGMQAMPAVDSAGDASERENPQSPALDRPTAMHGGGGVGTPYVSGMDRRSSDGTPGPVGRSEAAPSHPSLSGPSSFGGPTGSADLGGAGTVRLPASTPSSYGVGPGPGAPNEERTARLPTSGPAFSGGVPGHPGAPASTIDPPDGRKGRTVLIIAAVAAVLIALVGGVAAMAASGGDGKDEKVAAPPPSAPSANRSRHPSKRRTPATSHTPSRKPAVAKAKPNPYTPQRVCGTGYRVIDMHGLGDATTYLLYNAKAGANCVVTMIRKSSGKTYLGASLVVKGGGRGSRAGAFPFYAGPVRLAAKGKCVTWGGASKTAKWTSGWSHCGK
- a CDS encoding extracellular solute-binding protein, whose amino-acid sequence is MRYTKAAAAAVALAVAITGCGSKKKDDSAAKPADPAKIVVWQMGDGSPEQTKFLDGVTAEFRQKHPNTAVEIQYIPWPQATQKFQTAIASGSGPDVTEVGNTDVQSWAEQGAFADITDKMGSWAEGKTLSKGALANDQLDGKTYAAPWYGGVRAVWYHKDWFTDLGIQPPKTWADLEAAAKTIQDKKKVPGIAAPSDFTNGILSFVWANGGDVATKQGDKWVGTLDQPQAKEAIEFYAGLVNKDKVAPDKYVGKNELQGPQQDFALGKVGMYMDGSWALPQLEKVNKKDEKNWGVFPIPGKTGGLAPVFSGGSDLAVWKDSKYKDVAFDYLTTLDSKKDAKTFADTLKFLPQFTDVLQGGSYQADPIMGPFAQAAASGVKFTPNSKGWADYEGAKKILPNAVKAIMQGKSADDELKKADEQAGTLLNQ